The region CCCTTCCAACCCGGCCAAATTCTACTTCAACAGCACCCCGGCCCACAAAACCTATCCCACCGTCAAAATCCTCGTCGACAACATCGTACCCGCCGCCCTGGGCAGCATCAGCCAGTCCAACGAGCGGAAAATTTACAAATACATCGTTCCCGGCGGCGTCGAGAGCTGCCAGCTCGTTATGGGCATGACCGTACTCGCCCCCGGCAACATGTGGAACTCCATGCCCTGCCACACCCACGAGCGGCGAATGGAAGTCTACTTCTACTTCGACCTCGCCCCCGAATCCGTTGTCTTCCACCTCATGGGCGAGCCGGGAGAAACGCGCCACGTCGTCATCCGCAACGAAGAAGCGATAATTTCGCCCAGCTGGTCGATCCACTCCGGAGTAGGCACAGGCAACTATACCTTCATTTGGGGCATGGCCGGCGAAAACCAAAAATTCGACGACATGGACCATATACCCATGTCCTGCTTGAAGTAAGCGCCTGCGAAAAAAGGGTAGGGGGGTGACAGCGCAACCGCAAAAACCGTCGCTCAGAAAAAAACCAAAGGGGGACAAAAGATGGCGGAAACCAGGAAATACGTTTACTCCATCAGGGATATTCCTCCGGTGCCTCTGACCGACAAAGTCAACACCCGTTTTCTCCTCGGCGACAACGTTCTCATGAGCTTCATCGAGCAGCCGCCAGGAGCGGTATTTCCCATCCATGCCCACGACTGCGAACAAATCCTGATTATCCTCGAAGGGTCCAACGAGCAAATTGTCGACGGCGAAACCTACCACATGGAAGCCGGCGACGTCTGCGTCCACCCCGCCAACGTGCCGCACGGCGGCGAAACGAAAACCGGTTTCAAGGGTATCGACATTTTCTCGCCACCCCGTCAGGACTATGTTGAAAGAATAAAAAAATATCAGCGGCAATAACCGGCTCAGGCTGACGGTACGGAGCTCCACGGAAACCTCACTGCGAAGATTTTTATGTAGAGAGGGATGCTTGTGAAAAAGACGCTCAGCGTACTGCTTGCCCTGACACTGCTGCTTGGCGCCATCGCCATGGCCGGCTGCGGCAAGAGCGAACCCGCCAAACAGGAAGTCAAAACCATTGCCATGAAGTTCGGCCATTATGCTCCGGCCGGCCACCCCGGCCACGCGGCCGCCAAGATGTTCGCCGAGAACGTCGAAAAGCGGACCAACGGCGCCATCAAAATCTCCGTATTCCCCGACAATCAGCTCGGCTCCCCGCCGGAAATGCTCGAACAGAACATCATGGGCGCCATCGACATGAGCCTGCCCACCCAGGGCGCGCTCGACAAATACTCGAAAAAATTCGCCGTAGTCATGCTGCCCTTCGTCTTCAATGACGCCCACCACGCCTACAAGGTGCTCGACGGCCCCTTCATGCAGTGGGCGGCCCCCGACCTTGACAAACAGGGGCTCATCTTCCTCGCCAACTGGGAATGGGGTTTCCGCAACCTTACCAACAACGTGCGCCCCATCAACTCCCCGGATGACGTCAAAGGACTCAAGATCAGGACGCCGCCGGAAATCCAACTCCAGGCGGCCATGGAAGCGCTTGGCGGCAACGTCACCAAGATCGCCTTCCCCGAACTGTTCATGGCCCTCAAACAGGGGGTCGTCGACGCCCAGGAAAATCCCCTGTCCGTAATCTATCACAACAAATACTACGAAGCCCAGAAATACCTGGCAATGACAAATCACGTCTATAACTCCATGGTCCACGTCATGAGCAAAAAGACCTGGGAAAAACTGACCCCCGAACAACAGAAGATAATCAAGGAAGAAAGCAAAAAAGCCGGCGACTTTATGAGGGAACAAGTCCAGAAGGAAGAAAAGGCGCTGGTTAAACAGCTCGAAGAAAAGGGCATGAAAGTCACCACTCCCAAAGTGGCCGAGTTTAAAGCCAAGATGCAGCCCGCCTACGACAAGATCGCCGCCTACGCCGGCAAAGAGAACGTCGACGCCTTTATCAAGATGGCCGACTCTGTCAAATAATCCGCCCCTTCCAAGGGAACCCGGCGGCCAGGCTGGCGGGTCAGGCCAGTCGGGCCGCCGGGTTTCCCTTCCCCCTCCCAATTAAGCGGAGCAGGTCACTCTTAATAAGGAGATGGGACTGAGCATGCTTGCCTTGGCAATTTTCTTCGTCCTTGTCTTTTTTATGTTTGCAGGCATCCCGGTGGCTATCAGCATGGGCGTCACCTCGATGATCTTTTTCGCCTGCCTCGACGGCTTGCAGAACCTCACCATGGTCGCCCAGCGCATGTACTCCTCGACCACCGGCTTTACCCTGCTGGCTATTCCCTTCTTCATCATGGCCGGCAACCTGATGAACACCGGCGGCGTCACCACCCGCATCTTCCGATTCGCCGCCTCCCTGGTAGGCCATATCTGGGGCGGCCTCGGCCAGGTGGTAATCGTTGCCGCCGTCATCATGTCCGGCATGTGCGGCGCCGCCGTCGCCGAAGCCGCCGGCCTCGGCATGTTGGCCATGAAAGCCATGCCCGAGCGCGGCTTCGACCGCCGCTTCACCGCCGCCATCACCGGCGCGGCCGCCACCATCGGCCCCGTGGTCCCGCCCAGCATCCCCTTCGTAATCTACGGCAGCATCACCGGCGTCTCAATCGGCCAGCTCTTCCTCGCCGGCTTCCTGCCCGGCTTTCTTATGGCGGCCGCCATGGGCGTCGCCGTATACTTCATCTCCAGGCACCGCGGCTACCCCCGCCAGGAGCCGGCCCCTGTCAGGGAAATCCTCGCCAGCTTCAAAGAAGCCTTCCTCGCCCTCATGTGCCCGGTCATCATCATCGGCGGCATCGTCAGCGGGGTATTCACCCCCACCGAGGCGTCGGTAATCGCCTGCGTTTACGCCCTATTCCTGGGGCTGTTCGTCTACGGGGAAATAAAAATCGCCGACCTGCCCCGCATCGGCTGGGAAACAACCCTCTTCACCATCCGCATCATGTTCATCATCAGCGTGGCCGGCTTCTTCGGCTGGCTGCTCATCCACCAGACAATACCGCAGAAGGTGATCGCCGAACTCACCGCTCTCGGCACCGGCGCAAACGTCTTCATGGCCATCACCATCTTCGTTCTCCTCGTTCTCGGCTGTTTTATGGAAGGCATCGCCATCATCGTCATCACCGTTCCGGTCTTCATGCCGATCGTCTGCCAGTACGGCATCGACCCCGTGCACTTCGGCGTCGTCAACATCCTCTGCTCGATGGTCGGCCTCCTCACCCCGCCGGTGGGGATGTGCCTCTACACCATGGCCAGCGTAAGCGGCGAAGGCATCTGGGATCTTAGCCGGGAGCTACTGCCTTATATCCTCGGCATCTTCGGCGTTACCCTCCTGTGCGCGTTTGCGCCGGGAATAGTCCTGTGGATACCCCGCATGTTCGCTTAGAGGGGGCTGACACTGATGGAAGCGCTGAAAAACCTTGACAAAATACTGGGCTGTTTACTGCGCGGGGGCAGCGTCGCCCTGCTCGCCGCAATCTTCGTCATTCTCATCGCGAACGTCTTCGTGCGGTTCTTCCCCGTGACCTCCTTCGGCTGGTTCGACGAAATCATCGAAATGCTCATCGCCTGGTTCGTCTTCCTCGGCGCGGCCGCCCTGTGGCGGGAGAACGAGCACTTCGTCGTCTCCTTCCTGCCCGACCATCTAAAGGGCAAAACCGCCGGGCACCTGCTCGACATCGTCGTCAGCATCGTCAGCCTCGCATTCCTGGCGATATTCACCTATTACTCCCTTAACCTGACAATGCGCGCCCAAGACTGGACCCCGATCATCAACATGCCGAAAAAACTGCTTTACGCCAGTATGCCCTTCTCCGGGGCGCTCATGATCGTCTACAGCGTTCGGAACATCATCCGGAGCGGCGGCCGCCTGGTGGGGAGACAACGATAAACCGGAAACTTCTGCCAACAAACGGGAGAGGTGGTATAATGAAAGAACTGAGATTCCACGGCCGGTCGATCGTCACCGGACGCGGCGCCGTCGGATTCCTGAAAGACCTGCCCGTAGCGCGGGCCTTCATCGTGACCGGCGGCAGTTCCGTCGTCCGCAACGGCATGCTCGCCAAAATCCAAGACCTTCTGGCCGGTAAAGGCTGCCAGACCTTAGTCTACAGCGGCATACCCAAGAACCCGCCCGTCGAAACCGTCGTCGACGGCATCGCCCGCATGCGCGAATTCGCCCCCGACACCGTCATCGGCATCGGCGGCGGGTCGGCCCTCGACGCCGCCAAAGTCATGAGCGTCTTCTACGAGCACCCCGAACTCGACGTGGCAGCAGCCTTCCGGCAGGCCATCCCCCAGCAGCGGGAAAAAATCAGGCTCATCGCCATCCCCGGCACCTCGGGGACGGCCAGCGAAGTAACCTGCTTCGCCGTTCTCACCTATCGCGGCGAAGACCTCAAGGTAGGCGGCAAATCGCCGGCCTTCGTGCCCGACTACGCCATCCTCGACGTCGACATGACCCTGTCCATGCCCAGAAACGTCGCCGCCGAAACCGGGATGGACGCCATGGCCCACGCCGTCGAATGCTACACCAACCCCGCCCTCGACGACTTCACCGAAACCATGGCCGCCGGAGCCGTCGAAGGACTCTACCGTCACCTGCCCGCATCCTGCGCGGTCGGCGACGCCGCCGCCCGCGAGAAAGTCCACAACTACCAGTGCCTGGCCGGCTGCGCCTTCGCCAACGTCGGCACCGGCCTCGACCACGGCATCGCCCACGCCTTCGGCGGCAGATACGACCTTGGCCACGGCCTCTTAATCGCCGTCGCCCTTCCCTATGTCCTCGAATTCAACTCCCGCGATCCCCTAGTGCGCGAAAAACTCGCCCGCCTCGCCAAGCGGATCGACCGCGACGACTTCGTCGCCGCCATCCGTGAGCTCAACTCCCGGCTGGGCATCCCCGCATCCTTCAAAGCCCTGGGCATCAGCGAGGCCGACTTTGCCGCCGACTTCGCCACCCTGACCGAAAACTCGCTCAAGGGCTCGACCAGGGTCAACCCTGTCCCTGTTTCGACGGACGACATGCAGGTTATTCTACGCTCCATCTACGAAGGCCGGAGCATTCAATAACAAAAACGCGCACTGCGCGTACTAATGGAGGCGATCAAATGATTCTCGACCAATTCTCTCTCGCCGGCAAAGTGGCCATCGTCACCGGAGCCAGCCGCGGCCTCGGCGCCGGCATGGCCATCGGGCTTGCGGAAGCCGGCGCCGACCTCGTCGTCGTGGCCAGCAGCGCCCGCATCCACGATACAGCGGCCAGCATTACCGCCCTCGGCCGCAAATGCGTGGCTGTTCAAACCGACCTTACCGATGTCAAAACCGTCCCTGCGGTCATCGACGCCGCCCTGAAAAACTTTGGCAAGATCGACATCCTCGTCAACTGCGCCGGCATCATCCGCCGCGCCCCGGCGCTCGAATTCACCGAAAAAGACTGGGACGACGTCATGAACGTCAACCTTAAGACGATGTTCTTCATGTGCCAGGCGGCAGCCAAGGAAATGATGAAACAGGGCAAGGGCAAAATCGTCAACATCGCCTCCCTGCTGTCCTTCCAGGGCGGCATCATCGTTCCGTCCTACACCGCCAGCAAATCCGGCGTCGCCGGCCTTACCAAGGCCCTCGCCAACGAGTGGGCCGCCCACGGCATCAACGTCAACGCTATCGCCCCCGGCTACATGGCCACCGAAATGACCGAAGCTCTCCAGAAGAGCGCCGAACGGGCGCCGGCCATCCTCGCCCGCATCCCGCAGGGCCGGTGGGGAACGCCCGAAGACATGAAAGGCGCCGCCGTTTACCTCGCCTCCGCCGCATCCGACTACCTCCAGGGCCACGTCCTGGTCGTCGACGGCGGCTGGATGGGCCGCTAAACAGAAGCCACGCACCGAAAATAATCGTCGCATTCCCGCCCGCGGACACAGCGGCCGGGAACAGGGAGGTTTAGCGAGTGAAAGCAGCGATCCTTTACGGGCCCCATGATCTCAGACTGGTCGAAACTGCCATGCCCGTCCCCGCCGCCGACGGCGTCCTCATTCGCGTCAAAGCGATGGGCATCTGCGGCTCCGACCTTCACGCCTACCACGGCAAACTGGCCACCGTGGTCTACCCGCGGCTCATCGGCCACGAAGTCGTCGGCGAAGTCGTCGAAACCGGCAGCGCCGTCAGCAAAGTCAAAGCCGGCGACCATGTCGTCATGGACCCGGTCGTCAGCTGCGGCCGTTGCCCCGCGTGCCGTTCGGGCCGCGGCAACGTCTGCCGCGACGTCAAATGCATGGGTGTCGCCGCCGAAGGCGGCTGTGCCGAATACATCGTCCTGCCCGAAGGCAACGTCCACCTCATTCCCGCCGACATCCCCTGGAATGAAGCGGCGCTCATCGAGCCTTACACCATCGGCGCCCAGGTCACCAGCCGCGGCGAAGTAGCCCCCGGCGACACCGTCCTCATCATGGGCGCCGGCCCCATCGGCCTCGTTGTCCTCCAGGCCGCCAAGCGGCGCCGCGCCAAAGTCATCATCACCGACGTATCCGAAGGGCGGCTCGAGCTCGCCCGCCGGCTCGACGCCGACGTCACCGTCAATCCCCAGAAGCAGGACCTGGCCGTTGCCGTCAGCCAGTTCACCGACGGTTACGGCGTCAACGTCGCCGTCGACGCCGTTGGCCTGCCCGAACTCTTTGCCCAGGCGGTCGAATTCACCGCGCCCACCGGCCGTGTCGTCATCCTTGGCTTCAACCCCACCCCGTCCCATGTGTCGGAGCTGCCGATCACCCGCAAGGAACTCGACATCCGCGGCTCGCGCATGCACGCCGGCAAATTCCCCGAAGTCATCAGGTGGTTTGCCGCCAGGGAAGTTAAAACCACGCCCCTGATATCCCACCAGTTCCCGTTCGAGAAAGTCAACGAAGCCTTCAAGACACTCGAACAGGAACCCGACAAAACCTGCAAAGTAATCATCACCTTCTAAGAAAATGGCAGCGGTCGGCGGCTTGCCGCCGACCGCTGCCATAGCCGACATAGCTTTGAGGAGGAATCCGACAATGCTGTCAAGACAAGCCGTGGTCCAGAAAATCGCTCAAGCGGGTCTCGTAGCCGTCGTCCGGGCCGAAAGCTCCGAACAGGCCGCCAAAATAGCCGACGCCTGCATCGCAGGCGGCGTCGCGGCCATCGAAATCACCTTCACCGTGCCCGGAGCCGCCGACACCATCAAAGACCTTTGCCGCACCTACAAATCGGGCGAAATCATCATCGGCGCCGGCACCGTCCTCGACCCCGAAACCGCCCGTATCGCCATTCTCGCCGGGGCCCAGTACGTAGTAAGCCCGAGCATCAACTTCGAAACCATCAAACTCTGCAACCGCTACCAGATACCCATAATGCCCGGCTGCGGCACCATCAAGGAAATCGTCGAAGCCATGGAAGCCGGCGCCGACGTCATCAAAGTATTCCCCGGCGAAACGCTTGGCCCCACCTTCGTCAAAGCGGTCAAAGGCCCGCTGCCCCAGGCGCCCCTCATGCCCACCGGCGGCGTCAGCCTCGACAACGTCGCCGACTGGATCAAAGCCGGCTGCGTGGCCGTAGGTGTCGGCGGTAACCTGACCGGCGGCGCCAAGAAAGGCGACTGGCAGTCCATCACCGCCATCGCCAAGGAATTCGTCGCCAAGATCCGTGCCGCCCGCGGCCAATAGGAAGGAGAGAGCACACCAATGAAAGCAGTAACCTTCGGAGAAATCATGCTTCGGCTGGCCCCCCCCGGCTACCTCCGCTTCGAGCAAGCCGCCTCCTTCGAGGCCGTCTACGGCGGCGGCGAAGCCAACGTTGCCGTATCGCTCGCCAACTTCGGCGTCCCCGCCGCCTTCGTCACCAAAGTACCCGACAACCCCATCGGCCAGGCGGCCATCAACGAAATGCGTCGTTATGGCGTCGACACCGCCTATATGCTTAAAGGCGGCGACCGCCTCGGCATCTACTTCCTCGAAAAAGGCGCCTCCCAGCGCCCCTCCAAAGTCGTCTACGACCGCAAACTGTCCGCCATCTCCCAGGCCAGGAAGGAAGACTTCGACTGGCCAGCCATCTTCAGCGGCGCCGACTGGTTCCACTTCACCGGCATCACCCCCGCCCTCGGCGACAGCGTCGCCGAAGCCGTCCTCGCCGCCTGTCAGGCCGCCAAGGCCGCCGGGCTCACCGTAAGCTGCGACCTCAACTTCCGCAAAAACCTCTGGACGAGCGAAAAAGCCGGCAAAACCATGGCCCAGTTCATGCCCTACGTCGACGTCTGCATCGCCAACGAAGAAGACGCCGAAAAAGTCTTCGGCATCAAAGCCCCCGACAGCGACATCGTCGGCGGCAGCCTCAGCCACGACGGCTACAAAGCCGTCGCCGAAGAACTCAAAAAGCGCTTCAACTTCACCGCCGTCGCCATCACCCTCAGGGGCAGCATCTCCGCCTCAGACAACAACTGGGCGGCCATGCTCTACAAAGACGGCGAATTCCACTTTTCCCGCACCTATCCCATCCACATCGTCGACCGCGTCGGCGGCGGCGATTCCTTCGCCGGCGGCCTCATCTACGCAATGCTGAGCGGCTTCGCCGCCAAAGACGCCCTCGAATTCGCCGTAGCCGCCTCCTGCCTCAAACACTCCATCGAAGGCGACCATAACCATGTCACCGTCGCCGAAGTCAAAACCCTCGCCGGCGGCGACGCCTCCGGCCGCGTTCAGCGCTAATCATCCATATCTAGCTACTCGGGCACCCCGTGCGGGGTGCCTGTTCTATTGCCTGTCCCGCAAAAATCCGCCCCTGGGCCTACGATATTATGTAAAAAAACGTACTTTAGTCCCGTTGTTATTATCAAAACCGTATGGTACCCTTAACGTAGGGGAGGTGTAAGCCGTGCTGTGGATTACAAGACACCATTTGCTCTCCGAGGTTCAGACCGGCATGATCCTGGCAAGGCCGGTCGTATCGGACGACATGAGCATCCTGCTCAACGAGAACACCGTCCTTACCGACTCCATGCTTGCCCTGCTCAAAACCTGGCAAATCCAGTCCCTGTACGTCAAGGAAATCATCCGCGAAGGCGGCCATAACATCTCCGGCTTCGGCTCCGAACAGGAAGCCTTCGGCAGAAACTACGCCGACATCGTCCGCACCCTCAAGGATGTCTTCGAAAAGACCCGTTACTTCAAAGAAGTGCCCCTGGGACAGGTGCAGGAACTGGCCGACCAGACGATAGAATCACTGGTCAACGCCACCGGCGTCATCAGTCACCTTGCCAGCGTCCGGGCCGCCGACGACTATACCTTTCGCCACTCCCTCAACGTCGGCGTCATTGCCGGGCTGCTGGCCAAATGGCTGAAATTCAGGGGCAAAGGTCTGCGCGAAATCGTTCTCGCCGGACTCCTCCACGACATCGGCAAAACCCAGGTGCCCCTGGAGATACTCAACAAGCCCGGGCCGCTGTCCGGCGAAGAAATGGCCGTCATCGAGGAACACCCGATTAAAGGCTACAAATTGATCGAAGACACCGACCTCATCCCCCAATCGGTCAAACTGTGCGTACTGCAGCACCACGAGCGCCTCGACGGCAGCGGCTACCCCCTGGCCATCGCCGGCAAAGAAATCGCCGACTACGCCCGCATAATCGCCGTCGCCGACGTATATGACGCCATGACCTCCCGGCGCGTCTACCGCGGAGCCCTCACCCCGTTCAGCGTCATCGCCGAAATATTCGCCGAAATGTTCATCAGACTCGACCCGGCGGTCGCCCTGCCGTTCATCAGTCATGTGCGCGACTCGCTCGTCGGTTTCCTGGTCCGTCTCTCCGACGGCACGGAAGCCAGAGTCGTATACCTCGACAAAGATAGACCCGCCCAGCCGGTCGTAAAACTGGCCGGCGGCGACTATATCGATTTGGAGAAGAGGCGGGATCTCACCATCACCGAAGTCATCGCTAGCTGAAAACTCGGCCGCTGATAAT is a window of Selenomonadales bacterium 4137-cl DNA encoding:
- the kduI gene encoding 5-dehydro-4-deoxy-D-glucuronate isomerase, with translation MEIRYPSHPQDVKRYTTDQLRKDFLIQEIFVPGETKMVYSHFDRIIAGGICPTAPLALEAGKEIAADFFLQRREIGIINIGAPGKVLVDGAEYPLKKTDGLYIGMGAQKVTFTSDDPSNPAKFYFNSTPAHKTYPTVKILVDNIVPAALGSISQSNERKIYKYIVPGGVESCQLVMGMTVLAPGNMWNSMPCHTHERRMEVYFYFDLAPESVVFHLMGEPGETRHVVIRNEEAIISPSWSIHSGVGTGNYTFIWGMAGENQKFDDMDHIPMSCLK
- a CDS encoding cupin domain-containing protein, whose protein sequence is MAETRKYVYSIRDIPPVPLTDKVNTRFLLGDNVLMSFIEQPPGAVFPIHAHDCEQILIILEGSNEQIVDGETYHMEAGDVCVHPANVPHGGETKTGFKGIDIFSPPRQDYVERIKKYQRQ
- a CDS encoding TRAP transporter substrate-binding protein → MKKTLSVLLALTLLLGAIAMAGCGKSEPAKQEVKTIAMKFGHYAPAGHPGHAAAKMFAENVEKRTNGAIKISVFPDNQLGSPPEMLEQNIMGAIDMSLPTQGALDKYSKKFAVVMLPFVFNDAHHAYKVLDGPFMQWAAPDLDKQGLIFLANWEWGFRNLTNNVRPINSPDDVKGLKIRTPPEIQLQAAMEALGGNVTKIAFPELFMALKQGVVDAQENPLSVIYHNKYYEAQKYLAMTNHVYNSMVHVMSKKTWEKLTPEQQKIIKEESKKAGDFMREQVQKEEKALVKQLEEKGMKVTTPKVAEFKAKMQPAYDKIAAYAGKENVDAFIKMADSVK
- a CDS encoding TRAP transporter large permease, translating into MLALAIFFVLVFFMFAGIPVAISMGVTSMIFFACLDGLQNLTMVAQRMYSSTTGFTLLAIPFFIMAGNLMNTGGVTTRIFRFAASLVGHIWGGLGQVVIVAAVIMSGMCGAAVAEAAGLGMLAMKAMPERGFDRRFTAAITGAAATIGPVVPPSIPFVIYGSITGVSIGQLFLAGFLPGFLMAAAMGVAVYFISRHRGYPRQEPAPVREILASFKEAFLALMCPVIIIGGIVSGVFTPTEASVIACVYALFLGLFVYGEIKIADLPRIGWETTLFTIRIMFIISVAGFFGWLLIHQTIPQKVIAELTALGTGANVFMAITIFVLLVLGCFMEGIAIIVITVPVFMPIVCQYGIDPVHFGVVNILCSMVGLLTPPVGMCLYTMASVSGEGIWDLSRELLPYILGIFGVTLLCAFAPGIVLWIPRMFA
- a CDS encoding TRAP transporter small permease — its product is MEALKNLDKILGCLLRGGSVALLAAIFVILIANVFVRFFPVTSFGWFDEIIEMLIAWFVFLGAAALWRENEHFVVSFLPDHLKGKTAGHLLDIVVSIVSLAFLAIFTYYSLNLTMRAQDWTPIINMPKKLLYASMPFSGALMIVYSVRNIIRSGGRLVGRQR
- a CDS encoding iron-containing alcohol dehydrogenase, giving the protein MKELRFHGRSIVTGRGAVGFLKDLPVARAFIVTGGSSVVRNGMLAKIQDLLAGKGCQTLVYSGIPKNPPVETVVDGIARMREFAPDTVIGIGGGSALDAAKVMSVFYEHPELDVAAAFRQAIPQQREKIRLIAIPGTSGTASEVTCFAVLTYRGEDLKVGGKSPAFVPDYAILDVDMTLSMPRNVAAETGMDAMAHAVECYTNPALDDFTETMAAGAVEGLYRHLPASCAVGDAAAREKVHNYQCLAGCAFANVGTGLDHGIAHAFGGRYDLGHGLLIAVALPYVLEFNSRDPLVREKLARLAKRIDRDDFVAAIRELNSRLGIPASFKALGISEADFAADFATLTENSLKGSTRVNPVPVSTDDMQVILRSIYEGRSIQ
- the kduD gene encoding 2-dehydro-3-deoxy-D-gluconate 5-dehydrogenase KduD, translated to MILDQFSLAGKVAIVTGASRGLGAGMAIGLAEAGADLVVVASSARIHDTAASITALGRKCVAVQTDLTDVKTVPAVIDAALKNFGKIDILVNCAGIIRRAPALEFTEKDWDDVMNVNLKTMFFMCQAAAKEMMKQGKGKIVNIASLLSFQGGIIVPSYTASKSGVAGLTKALANEWAAHGINVNAIAPGYMATEMTEALQKSAERAPAILARIPQGRWGTPEDMKGAAVYLASAASDYLQGHVLVVDGGWMGR
- a CDS encoding zinc-binding alcohol dehydrogenase family protein; translation: MKAAILYGPHDLRLVETAMPVPAADGVLIRVKAMGICGSDLHAYHGKLATVVYPRLIGHEVVGEVVETGSAVSKVKAGDHVVMDPVVSCGRCPACRSGRGNVCRDVKCMGVAAEGGCAEYIVLPEGNVHLIPADIPWNEAALIEPYTIGAQVTSRGEVAPGDTVLIMGAGPIGLVVLQAAKRRRAKVIITDVSEGRLELARRLDADVTVNPQKQDLAVAVSQFTDGYGVNVAVDAVGLPELFAQAVEFTAPTGRVVILGFNPTPSHVSELPITRKELDIRGSRMHAGKFPEVIRWFAAREVKTTPLISHQFPFEKVNEAFKTLEQEPDKTCKVIITF
- a CDS encoding bifunctional 2-keto-4-hydroxyglutarate aldolase/2-keto-3-deoxy-6-phosphogluconate aldolase; this translates as MSRQAVVQKIAQAGLVAVVRAESSEQAAKIADACIAGGVAAIEITFTVPGAADTIKDLCRTYKSGEIIIGAGTVLDPETARIAILAGAQYVVSPSINFETIKLCNRYQIPIMPGCGTIKEIVEAMEAGADVIKVFPGETLGPTFVKAVKGPLPQAPLMPTGGVSLDNVADWIKAGCVAVGVGGNLTGGAKKGDWQSITAIAKEFVAKIRAARGQ
- a CDS encoding sugar kinase, translating into MKAVTFGEIMLRLAPPGYLRFEQAASFEAVYGGGEANVAVSLANFGVPAAFVTKVPDNPIGQAAINEMRRYGVDTAYMLKGGDRLGIYFLEKGASQRPSKVVYDRKLSAISQARKEDFDWPAIFSGADWFHFTGITPALGDSVAEAVLAACQAAKAAGLTVSCDLNFRKNLWTSEKAGKTMAQFMPYVDVCIANEEDAEKVFGIKAPDSDIVGGSLSHDGYKAVAEELKKRFNFTAVAITLRGSISASDNNWAAMLYKDGEFHFSRTYPIHIVDRVGGGDSFAGGLIYAMLSGFAAKDALEFAVAASCLKHSIEGDHNHVTVAEVKTLAGGDASGRVQR
- a CDS encoding HD-GYP domain-containing protein; amino-acid sequence: MLWITRHHLLSEVQTGMILARPVVSDDMSILLNENTVLTDSMLALLKTWQIQSLYVKEIIREGGHNISGFGSEQEAFGRNYADIVRTLKDVFEKTRYFKEVPLGQVQELADQTIESLVNATGVISHLASVRAADDYTFRHSLNVGVIAGLLAKWLKFRGKGLREIVLAGLLHDIGKTQVPLEILNKPGPLSGEEMAVIEEHPIKGYKLIEDTDLIPQSVKLCVLQHHERLDGSGYPLAIAGKEIADYARIIAVADVYDAMTSRRVYRGALTPFSVIAEIFAEMFIRLDPAVALPFISHVRDSLVGFLVRLSDGTEARVVYLDKDRPAQPVVKLAGGDYIDLEKRRDLTITEVIAS